Within the Dolichospermum compactum NIES-806 genome, the region TTAGAAGGAATATCACGACATTGGGGATTACCAGCCAATCGTGATTTTATTTTCTTATTTATTGCCACATTTCCCGTAATTTTAGATACGATCTTCAAATATTGGATTTTCCGTTACTTAAATCGGATTTCACCTTCTGCCGTTGCTACCTACCATAACATGAATGAATAGCCATGAATGAATAGCCAGCATTTTGCCAACATTACTATTAGCTTACCAATATTTATGGCTAGTACCGCCGTGACGCGAAGCGGTACTAGTTTGATTGTGGGCATACAACCACTCCCCAATCAAGAACTTGCTTCCCCAGAATGTCAGATAGGAAAATGGAATTTACCAGCTTTAGTTAATTATTCTCCAGTTTAGTTAATTATTCTCTTTGTACACGAGTCACAACTGAAACGAAGCCGTTAATGCTAACGCTAAAGCATCTGCCGCATCATCAGGTCGAGGAATTTCATCTAAATCCAATTCCCGCATCACAGCTTCTTGCACTTCTGCCTTATCTGCCTTACCATAATTCGTTAAAGCTTGCTTAATTTGGGGAGGTGCAAATTCCACATAAGGGAGTTTACGCTGTCCTAAAACTAACATAAGTACACCCCTGGCTTGTGCTACAATAATGGTATTTGCCATACGATGAAAGAATAATTTTTCAATGGCTACTAAATCCGGCTGTAAATCCTCCATGACGGTGTGTAAATCGTCAAATAATGTACATAGTCGTTGACTCATTTCCATATCGGCACTGGTGCGAATTACGCCAAAATCAACCATCTGTACCGTTGTCTGTTGTTCTTTTGTTTGACTTTGCTGCCAATCAATTGCCCCAAATCCCACAGTTGCTAGTCCTGGATCTATTCCTAAAATTCGTTTTTTCATAAAATTCTTGATAACTGGGGTAATTGGTAATTGGTAATGGGAAAATTCTTGGACTCTGCCCCCTGCAATCTGCCCCTGCCCCCTGCTTCCTAACTCCTGACTCCTGATT harbors:
- the ruvC gene encoding crossover junction endodeoxyribonuclease RuvC — its product is MKKRILGIDPGLATVGFGAIDWQQSQTKEQQTTVQMVDFGVIRTSADMEMSQRLCTLFDDLHTVMEDLQPDLVAIEKLFFHRMANTIIVAQARGVLMLVLGQRKLPYVEFAPPQIKQALTNYGKADKAEVQEAVMRELDLDEIPRPDDAADALALALTASFQL